The proteins below come from a single Malus sylvestris chromosome 3, drMalSylv7.2, whole genome shotgun sequence genomic window:
- the LOC126615830 gene encoding ubiquitin-conjugating enzyme E2 28-like, with protein MASKRINKELKDLQKDPPASCSAGPVADDMFHWQATIMGPGDSPFSGGVFLVSIHFPPDYPFKPPKVAFRTKVYHPNINSNGSICLDILKEQWSPALTISKVLLSICSLLTDPNPDDPLVPEIAHMYKTDRQKYEATARSWTQKYAMG; from the exons ATGGCTTCAAAGCGGATCAACAAGGAGTTGAAGGACCTTCAGAAAGACCCGCCCGCTTCTTGCAGTGCAG GTCCCGTTGCTGATGATATGTTTCACTGGCAAGCAACTATTATGGGCCCGGGGGACAGCCCATTTTCTGGTGGTGTTTTTCTCGTATCCATTCATTTCCCGCCTGATTACCCTTTCAAGCCACCCAAG GTTGCCTTCCGAACAAAAGTTTACCATCCGAACATCAATAGCAATGGTAGTATCTGCCTtgacatcctcaaggagcagtGGAGTCCTGCCCTGACCATTTCCAAG GTCCTCCTCTCCATTTGCTCCCTTCTGACAGATCCAAACCCCGACGATCCTCTGGTGCCTGAGATTGCGCACATGTACAAGACTGATAGACAGAAATACGAGGCCACTGCTCGATCGTGGACCCAGAAGTATGCCATGGGCTAG